A stretch of DNA from Streptomyces gobiensis:
CAAAGCGCCTGCTCCTTGTACTCGTTGATCCCCGTGCTGCTTCAATGACGCAGTGCCTGTGATGGTCAAGTGCCGTCGGTGGTCGAGGAGATTCTCTGCCCGTGTGGCAGCGGATGTCAAACAGATTGGGTAGTGGGTTCCTTTATTGATTCCGCCACTAGGCAGGGCCTAGTTGATAAAATCCGCGACTCACGCGGTATGCCTGCTAAGGGAATTATGGTCTGGTAGCCGATGGGTTGGCGGGCGTGTAAGCGGCGGTGTGGGATATGAAGGCCGACCAGGCGGGAGCGGGGAAGGTGAGTTGGGGGCCGGGGGTGTCCTTGGAGTCCCGGACGTGGATGCTGTGGGGACAGGTGGCTATCTCGACGCAGGCGCCACCTTCGTCGTTGCTGTAGCTGGACTTGCTCCAGGAGAGGGCGACTTCGACGCAGGCAGAGCCTTCACTGTCGCTGTAGCTCGACTTGAACCAGGCCAGCTCGGTGCTCATAGGTCGTCCACCATTCGCTCGATGAAGTGCAGGGACTCTTCAGTGCAGAGGGCCTCTTCGCGGATCTTGCCATAGCGCTGGGTCAGCGTGCTGACCACAGTCGGGTCGGAGGTGAACTGGCTCACCCCCTGGCCATCGGCGAGGGAGAAGTGCTCGTGTTCCTCGGTCTCCAGGAGCACCATTGGGCCCTCGAGCGCTGCGGGCATGGCCCGATTGAACGGCAGCACCTGGAGTGACACATTGCGCAGTTGTGTCACCTCCAGCAGGTGAAGCAGCTGACGCTTGTGCGCCTCGCTGCCGCCCACTGGAGTACGCAGGATGGCTTCGTAGACGACGAAGCTGAAGGCCACCGGGTTCTTGCGGGTGAGGAGCTGCTGTCGCTCGAGGCGGGCCGAGACCCGTTCGTCGACCCACTCGACATCCTTTGGCGGAAAGTGACTGCCGATCAGCGCCCGTACGTACTCCTCGGTCTGCAAGAGGCCAGGAACGAGTAGGGATTCGTACCACAGCAGGCCGATGGCCTCGGCCTCATACCTCATGTAGTCCTGTGACCGCGATGGGAACTTTTCCCGCCGAAGGTACTGCTTCGCCGCGCGCAGCAGCCCGTTCGCCTGGAGTAGATCATCTGCCACATCCAGCAGTCTCGGTGTTGGCATCCGGACGCCCTGCTCCATCGACTTGACGGTATCGGGCGAGTACCCGGCCGCGTTGCCCAGTTCCTCGCGTGTCACCCCCGCGTTCGTGCGCCACATCTTGAGCTGGTTGCCTCCGTACCGCCAGGCCATCGGCGGCTGGGAGTTATTGACTGACACAACAGCCCCACCTTCCCGATACACCACCGCGTGTATCGACTCAGTTACTCCCGACGGTAGCCGTGCGCCAGCACCTTATGAGCCATGAACAGCAAGATTGACCACCTCATCCGCCGCTGTGCCGCGTGGGTGGGGGGCCGATTCCGGCGTGACGCTCGACCGCCCGCACTGCCCGCGTTGTTGGTGCCGTACCCGGTGCGCCGGGCCCTCTACGTCGTGCCCCGGGGTGCGCGGCTGCCGCAGATCTTTGACGGGGACGCGACGCCGCTCGTTCGCCCGTATCTCATTGCCCATGAGGAGCGGGAGCGGCGCATCGCGATGGCTCCGGGGGTGGGTGTGGGGCCGTGGTTCATTCCCGATATGTCGGTGGTGGAGGCGTGGTGAGCGCCGATAAGTACCTCTGTGGTGCCCGGCGGCCGAAGTGGCAGGAGACGTCGCCGTTGGTCGCGTCTCGGCTGCCCTGTGTTCTGGAGGAGGGGCACGGTGAGGCTCATCAGGATGCGATGGGGCAGACGTGGATGGTCACCACTCCTGAACTGGTCTTCGCGCTCGGGGTGCTCTTCGCTTCTGAGGAGTTGCGGAGGCTCTTGGGCGGAGAGGGCGCCCTGTGATGTGGCTGCGGGTGTACCGGGTCCGTTCCGATGGCAAGCGGGTGGTGGTCCGGCAGTGGCGGGAGGTGAAGCCGCCGGAGGGGCCGCCTGTTGAGTGTTTTCCGTTTCCGCCGTGCCGGTGTCCGCGCTGCCGGGGCAGACGGCAGCGCGGTACCGCGTAGGGCGGGGAGTGTGTTGTCTGTACAAGTGTCATTCGTTTGTTGCTCTTTACCCATGGTTCAGCCGGGTCCGCTGTGATGTGCTGCGCACACCATCGACCACCAGGAGGCGGAATCCCTGTGAACCTTGTCGTGAACGGAGATGCCGAGAGCGGACCGGGAGGGACGGCGGAGCCCGTCAACTCGGTCCCGGGCTGGAGCATTGAGGAGGGCGCGCCCGCGCTTATCCGGTATGACCTCGGTGGGGGCTATCCGACGCCGTCCGATCCCGGGCCGCCGCAGCGTGGCAGCCGGTTCTTCGGGGGTGGGAACTCCCCGCGTACCGCGCTGGTTCAGGACATTGAGCTGCCCGGCCGCCGGGCGGTGGACGCCGGGAAGGTGCGGTTCACGGCTACCGGGTGGCTGGGTGGATATGCCGGGCAGCAGGACGG
This window harbors:
- a CDS encoding helix-turn-helix domain-containing protein; protein product: MSVNNSQPPMAWRYGGNQLKMWRTNAGVTREELGNAAGYSPDTVKSMEQGVRMPTPRLLDVADDLLQANGLLRAAKQYLRREKFPSRSQDYMRYEAEAIGLLWYESLLVPGLLQTEEYVRALIGSHFPPKDVEWVDERVSARLERQQLLTRKNPVAFSFVVYEAILRTPVGGSEAHKRQLLHLLEVTQLRNVSLQVLPFNRAMPAALEGPMVLLETEEHEHFSLADGQGVSQFTSDPTVVSTLTQRYGKIREEALCTEESLHFIERMVDDL
- a CDS encoding DUF397 domain-containing protein; protein product: MSTELAWFKSSYSDSEGSACVEVALSWSKSSYSNDEGGACVEIATCPHSIHVRDSKDTPGPQLTFPAPAWSAFISHTAAYTPANPSATRP
- a CDS encoding phosphoesterase translates to MNLVVNGDAESGPGGTAEPVNSVPGWSIEEGAPALIRYDLGGGYPTPSDPGPPQRGSRFFGGGNSPRTALVQDIELPGRRAVDAGKVRFTATGWLGGYAGQQDGARLSVEFRDGKGTPVALAVLGPVTAGERGNRTGFVKRTARAAVPPGARTARVLLVFTRTSGTSNDGYADGISLTLTAAGGPA